The Streptomyces sp. NL15-2K genome contains a region encoding:
- a CDS encoding MFS transporter, whose product MATTTPAGVRAHAKHGGGSSAPSDGAPMTHRQILEALTGLLLGMFVAILSSTIVSNALPDIINDLGGGQNAYTWVVTASLLTMTASTPLWGKLADLFSKKLLVQLALVIFVAGSAAAGLSQNTGMLIGFRAVQGIGMGGLTALAQIIMAAMISPRERGRYSGYLGATFATAMVGGPLIGGLITDTSWLGWRWCFYVGVPFAVVALIVLQKTLHLPVLKRNVKVDWAGAFFITAAVSLLLVWVTFAGDKYDWLSTETYAMVGGSLVLLALFVLVESKASEPIIPLRLFRNRTISLASAASLFVGVAMYVGVIFFSQYFQLARGESPTMSGVLTIPMIAGLAIASTLSGQFISRTGRWKGWLLAGGLLITAGLGLLGTIRYDTEYWHVAIFMALLGLGVGMMMQNLVLCTQNQVEPGDLGAASSTVAFFRSLGSAVGVSAFGAVLSHRITDHLKDGLATLDPKYAAGLSGSGGSSDSIPDVSTLPGPLRTVVESAYGHGIADVFLYVAPVALVALFICLFIKEVPLRTKGALAQAAEQKAQAQDTAQAQDTAPAGAAPAAAQAPAPAHAPAPAEERVPSWAVASTETAAEGTGTQRLTAVATVAPPGEHSGGVPVRGFVRGAESAPVPRAAVTLISLAGRQLGRSVAQADGSYAVDAPGTGSYVLIASADGFQPQASTVVVNGEPVSYDILLSGTSGLNGLVRAAETGGPVKDAMVIVTDVRGDLLATGTTGEQGEFSFTELVPGAVTVAVNAAGFRPRALPVEVGGTGVTRVEIDLDSGAQIQGVVRAPYGPLADARVTLVDAAGNVVGSATTGADGAYAFTDLDGGEYTVIATGYPPVATALTVNGRGADGHDIELAHPGE is encoded by the coding sequence ATGGCAACGACCACACCAGCCGGTGTGCGGGCTCACGCCAAGCACGGGGGAGGCTCCTCGGCGCCCTCCGACGGTGCTCCGATGACGCACCGGCAGATCCTGGAAGCCCTCACCGGGCTGCTGCTCGGCATGTTCGTCGCGATCCTGTCGTCGACGATCGTGTCCAACGCCCTGCCCGACATCATCAACGACCTCGGCGGCGGCCAGAACGCCTACACCTGGGTCGTGACCGCGTCGCTGCTGACGATGACGGCGTCCACCCCGCTGTGGGGCAAGCTCGCCGACCTCTTCTCCAAGAAGCTGCTCGTGCAGCTGGCGCTCGTCATATTCGTGGCCGGCTCGGCCGCGGCCGGACTGTCCCAGAACACGGGCATGCTCATCGGCTTCCGCGCGGTCCAGGGCATCGGCATGGGCGGTCTGACGGCCCTCGCCCAGATCATCATGGCCGCGATGATCTCCCCCCGGGAGCGCGGCCGGTACAGCGGCTACCTGGGCGCCACCTTCGCCACCGCCATGGTCGGCGGCCCGCTGATCGGCGGTCTCATCACCGACACCAGCTGGCTCGGCTGGCGCTGGTGCTTCTACGTCGGCGTGCCCTTCGCGGTCGTCGCCCTGATCGTGCTGCAGAAGACCCTGCACCTGCCGGTGCTCAAGCGGAACGTGAAGGTCGACTGGGCCGGCGCCTTCTTCATCACCGCCGCGGTCAGCCTGCTGCTGGTCTGGGTGACCTTCGCCGGGGACAAGTACGACTGGCTGTCCACCGAGACGTACGCCATGGTCGGCGGGTCGCTCGTGCTGCTCGCGCTCTTCGTGCTCGTCGAGTCGAAGGCGAGCGAGCCGATCATCCCCCTGCGGCTGTTCCGCAACCGCACCATCTCGCTGGCCTCCGCGGCCTCGCTCTTCGTCGGCGTCGCGATGTACGTGGGCGTGATCTTCTTCAGCCAGTACTTCCAGCTGGCCCGGGGCGAGTCGCCGACCATGTCCGGCGTGCTGACCATCCCGATGATCGCGGGCCTGGCCATCGCCTCGACCCTCTCGGGGCAGTTCATCTCCCGCACCGGGCGGTGGAAGGGCTGGCTGCTGGCCGGCGGACTGCTGATCACCGCCGGGCTGGGGCTGCTGGGCACCATCCGGTACGACACGGAGTACTGGCACGTCGCGATCTTCATGGCACTGCTGGGTCTCGGCGTCGGCATGATGATGCAGAACCTCGTGCTGTGCACCCAGAACCAGGTGGAGCCGGGCGACCTGGGCGCCGCCAGCTCCACGGTGGCCTTCTTCCGCTCACTGGGCAGCGCGGTCGGCGTCTCCGCGTTCGGCGCGGTGCTCAGCCACCGGATCACCGACCACCTCAAGGACGGGCTGGCCACTCTCGACCCGAAGTACGCGGCCGGACTGTCCGGTTCCGGCGGCTCCTCCGACAGCATCCCGGACGTGAGCACGCTGCCCGGGCCGCTGCGCACGGTCGTGGAGAGCGCCTACGGGCACGGCATCGCGGACGTGTTCCTGTACGTCGCTCCGGTCGCGCTGGTCGCCCTGTTCATCTGCCTGTTCATCAAGGAGGTTCCGTTGCGGACGAAGGGCGCGCTGGCGCAGGCCGCCGAGCAGAAGGCCCAGGCCCAGGACACGGCCCAGGCGCAGGACACGGCTCCGGCGGGGGCCGCCCCGGCCGCCGCCCAGGCCCCCGCTCCCGCCCACGCCCCGGCTCCGGCCGAGGAGCGGGTGCCGAGCTGGGCCGTGGCGAGCACCGAGACCGCCGCCGAGGGCACCGGCACGCAGCGGCTCACGGCCGTCGCCACGGTGGCCCCTCCCGGCGAGCACTCCGGAGGCGTTCCGGTACGTGGTTTCGTCCGCGGCGCCGAGAGCGCGCCCGTCCCCCGGGCCGCCGTCACGCTGATCTCGCTCGCGGGACGGCAGCTGGGCCGGTCGGTGGCGCAGGCCGACGGCTCCTACGCGGTGGACGCGCCGGGCACGGGTTCGTACGTCCTGATCGCCTCCGCCGACGGGTTCCAGCCGCAGGCGTCCACCGTCGTCGTGAACGGTGAGCCGGTCTCGTACGACATCCTGCTCAGCGGCACCAGCGGGCTGAACGGGCTGGTGCGGGCCGCGGAGACGGGCGGGCCCGTCAAGGACGCGATGGTGATCGTGACCGATGTGCGCGGGGATCTGCTGGCCACCGGCACCACGGGGGAGCAGGGCGAGTTCTCCTTCACCGAACTGGTGCCGGGGGCGGTGACCGTCGCGGTGAACGCCGCCGGGTTCCGACCGCGCGCCCTGCCCGTCGAGGTGGGCGGCACCGGGGTGACCCGGGTCGAGATCGACCTCGACTCGGGAGCCCAGATCCAGGGTGTCGTACGAGCGCCGTACGGGCCGCTCGCCGACGCCCGCGTGACGCTGGTCGACGCGGCTGGCAACGTGGTCGGCTCGGCGACGACCGGGGCGGACGGGGCGTACGCCTTCACCGACCTGGACGGCGGCGAGTACACCGTCATCGCGACCGGCTACCCGCCGGTGGCGACGGCACTGACCGTGAACGGCCGCGGCGCGGACGGCCACGACATCGAACTCGCCCACCCCGGCGAGTAG
- a CDS encoding YceI family protein, whose translation MGLTARIRTRDGWAVSHAVVTVTDMSGSQVLRAEADAEGAVRDPNPLEPGAYTVIVTAVGYAPAACSALVTASGRAEVGTVTLARQGGTELPPPGPWTVDPAHSSVAAVAQHLGISSVHGRFTQFTASVEIAPDDVSKSRVEAVIRAASIDTGNGMRDDHLRSPDFLDVERYPEITYRSTGLTETGPDRWTVHGELALHGVVRPVDLDLAYLGTGADPWGGTRAAFRATAQLRREDFAMDYNQVVQAGIAAIGTTLKVDLDIQAVQGESLPQA comes from the coding sequence ATGGGACTGACCGCGAGGATCCGTACCCGGGACGGATGGGCCGTGTCGCACGCGGTCGTCACGGTGACCGACATGAGCGGCTCGCAGGTGCTGCGGGCCGAGGCGGACGCCGAGGGGGCCGTACGGGACCCGAACCCGCTGGAACCGGGGGCGTACACCGTCATCGTCACCGCCGTCGGCTACGCGCCCGCCGCGTGCAGCGCGCTCGTCACCGCCAGCGGGCGGGCCGAGGTCGGGACGGTGACGCTGGCCCGGCAGGGCGGCACCGAGCTGCCGCCTCCGGGGCCGTGGACCGTCGACCCGGCGCACTCCAGCGTGGCCGCCGTGGCGCAGCACCTGGGGATCTCCAGCGTGCACGGCCGGTTCACGCAGTTCACGGCCTCGGTCGAGATCGCACCCGACGACGTGAGCAAGTCCCGGGTGGAGGCGGTCATCCGGGCCGCGTCCATCGACACGGGGAACGGGATGCGGGACGACCATCTGAGGTCGCCGGACTTCCTGGACGTCGAGCGGTACCCGGAGATCACCTACCGCTCGACGGGCCTGACGGAGACCGGCCCCGACCGCTGGACGGTGCACGGCGAGCTGGCCCTGCACGGTGTCGTACGACCGGTCGACCTGGACCTCGCCTACCTCGGCACGGGCGCGGACCCGTGGGGCGGCACCCGGGCGGCGTTCCGCGCGACCGCCCAGCTGCGGCGCGAGGACTTCGCCATGGACTACAACCAGGTCGTCCAGGCGGGCATCGCCGCGATCGGTACGACGCTGAAGGTGGACCTAGACATCCAGGCGGTGCAGGGGGAGTCGCTGCCGCAGGCGTAG
- a CDS encoding PPOX class F420-dependent oxidoreductase: protein MAPNIASNTSVSLDELLDFVRPRHRAILLTRRADGSPQGSPLTCGVDDSGRLVVSTYPERAKTRNAKRDPRVSLLVLSDDWNGPWVQIDGTAEVIDMPDSVEPLVEYYRNIAGEHPDWDEYREAMVKQGKSIIRVTPERWGPVATGGFPARLVGEEG from the coding sequence ATGGCACCGAACATCGCGAGCAACACCTCCGTTTCCCTGGACGAGCTGCTGGACTTCGTACGGCCCCGGCACCGGGCGATCCTGCTCACCCGGCGGGCCGACGGCAGCCCCCAGGGCTCGCCGCTGACCTGCGGGGTCGACGACTCCGGGCGGCTCGTCGTCTCGACCTACCCCGAACGCGCCAAGACCCGCAACGCCAAGCGGGATCCCCGGGTCAGCCTCCTCGTGCTGAGCGACGACTGGAACGGGCCGTGGGTGCAGATCGACGGCACGGCCGAGGTCATCGACATGCCCGACTCGGTCGAGCCGCTGGTGGAGTACTACCGGAACATCGCCGGTGAGCACCCGGACTGGGACGAGTACCGGGAAGCGATGGTCAAGCAGGGCAAGTCGATCATCCGTGTCACGCCGGAGAGGTGGGGACCGGTGGCGACGGGAGGCTTCCCGGCGCGGCTGGTGGGCGAGGAGGGGTAG
- a CDS encoding TetR/AcrR family transcriptional regulator gives MVKATQRAGRTSVWLEGKARRGGRGGGQPSGLDRERITEVTVRLLDAEGLAKFSMRRLAAELNVTAMSVYWYVDTKDDLLELALDAVMGELELPDPEADEDWRDQLRALAQGYRAVLVRHPWVSPLIGTYVNIGPNSLAFSRVVQRVIRKTGLPAHGLVAAISAVFQFVYGFGTMEGHFVVRSANFGMTPDDYFQHAMSMVTQAPEASEVVQDSAELMEARGGDTVEEMWKRDFEFALDLLVAGIEAMVARG, from the coding sequence ATGGTGAAAGCGACCCAGCGGGCGGGGCGGACCAGCGTCTGGCTGGAGGGCAAGGCGCGGCGCGGCGGGCGTGGCGGCGGGCAGCCGTCCGGGCTGGACCGGGAGCGGATCACCGAGGTCACCGTACGGCTGCTGGACGCCGAGGGGCTGGCCAAGTTCTCCATGCGCCGGCTCGCCGCCGAGCTGAACGTCACGGCGATGTCCGTCTACTGGTACGTCGACACCAAGGACGACCTCCTCGAACTCGCCCTCGACGCGGTCATGGGGGAGCTGGAACTGCCGGACCCGGAGGCCGACGAGGACTGGCGCGACCAGCTGCGCGCGCTGGCCCAGGGGTACCGGGCCGTACTGGTCCGCCATCCCTGGGTGTCGCCGCTCATCGGCACCTACGTCAACATCGGCCCGAACAGCCTTGCCTTCTCGCGCGTCGTGCAGCGCGTGATCCGCAAGACCGGCCTGCCCGCGCACGGTCTGGTGGCCGCCATCTCCGCCGTCTTCCAGTTCGTGTACGGCTTCGGCACGATGGAGGGCCACTTCGTCGTCCGCAGCGCGAACTTCGGCATGACCCCGGACGACTACTTCCAGCACGCCATGAGCATGGTGACGCAGGCGCCGGAAGCCTCCGAGGTCGTCCAGGACTCCGCGGAGCTCATGGAGGCCCGCGGGGGCGACACGGTCGAGGAGATGTGGAAGCGGGACTTCGAGTTCGCCCTGGACCTGCTGGTCGCGGGCATCGAGGCGATGGTGGCCCGCGGCTGA
- a CDS encoding MFS transporter, producing the protein MTTSPKEQAPAQLQSGGHPQRWLILGVICLAALTVILDNTVLNVAIPSLTREMDASTSDIQWMINAYSLVQSGLLLTAGSAADRYGRKKVLAVGLALFGVGSLAAGLASTSGQLIAARAGMGVGGAILMTTTLAVVVQIFDDTERVKAIGLWSTVASLGFAAGPLLGGVMLDHFWWGAIFLINIPVAVLGLIAVVALVPESRNPQGDRPDLLGAVLSTIGMTGVVYAIISGPDDGWTSTPVLVSAGIGVVVMAAFVAWELRIPYPMLDMHFFRNQKFTGAVAGAILVAFGMTGSLFLLTQHLQFVLAYDPLEAGLRTAPLALTVVALNFTGVGARLLPKLGTPLIILSGMACLAAGLAAIALFGGDGYGGMLTGLIIMGVGVALAMPAMANALMSAIPPEKAGVGAGVNGTLAEFGNGLGVAVLGAVLNSRFTAGISVAASSLPAALASAGSAEERARITDAFSSGLETSQLVGAVAVLLGGLVAAVLLRRAERGESA; encoded by the coding sequence ATGACAACGTCCCCCAAGGAACAGGCCCCCGCGCAGCTACAAAGTGGCGGCCATCCGCAGCGCTGGCTGATCCTCGGCGTCATCTGTCTCGCAGCGCTCACCGTGATCCTCGACAACACGGTCCTGAACGTGGCCATCCCCTCGCTCACCCGAGAGATGGACGCGTCCACCTCCGACATCCAGTGGATGATCAACGCGTACTCGCTGGTGCAGTCAGGTCTGCTGCTCACCGCGGGCAGTGCCGCGGACCGCTACGGCCGCAAGAAGGTGCTGGCCGTGGGCCTGGCCCTGTTCGGCGTGGGCTCGCTCGCGGCCGGTCTGGCGAGCACCAGCGGGCAACTGATCGCGGCCCGCGCCGGCATGGGCGTCGGCGGTGCGATCCTGATGACCACCACGCTCGCCGTCGTGGTCCAGATCTTCGACGACACCGAGCGTGTGAAGGCGATCGGTCTGTGGTCCACGGTCGCCTCGCTCGGCTTCGCCGCCGGTCCGCTGCTCGGTGGCGTCATGCTCGACCACTTCTGGTGGGGCGCGATCTTCCTGATCAACATCCCCGTCGCGGTTCTCGGCCTGATCGCCGTGGTCGCCCTCGTCCCCGAGTCCAGGAACCCGCAGGGCGACCGCCCCGACCTGCTCGGCGCGGTGCTCTCCACGATAGGCATGACGGGCGTCGTCTACGCGATCATCTCCGGGCCCGACGACGGCTGGACCTCCACGCCCGTCCTCGTCTCCGCCGGGATCGGCGTGGTCGTGATGGCCGCGTTCGTGGCGTGGGAGCTCCGCATCCCGTACCCGATGCTGGACATGCACTTCTTCCGCAACCAGAAGTTCACGGGCGCCGTCGCGGGCGCGATCCTCGTCGCCTTCGGGATGACCGGCTCGCTCTTCCTGCTCACCCAGCATCTGCAATTCGTGCTCGCCTACGACCCCTTGGAGGCGGGTCTGCGTACGGCGCCGCTCGCGCTCACCGTCGTAGCGCTCAACTTCACCGGGGTCGGCGCCCGGCTCCTGCCGAAGCTCGGTACGCCGCTGATCATCCTGTCCGGCATGGCGTGCCTGGCGGCGGGGCTCGCGGCGATCGCGCTGTTCGGCGGGGACGGGTACGGAGGAATGCTGACCGGTCTCATCATCATGGGCGTCGGTGTCGCCCTGGCGATGCCGGCCATGGCCAACGCCCTGATGAGCGCGATTCCGCCGGAGAAGGCGGGAGTGGGTGCGGGGGTCAACGGCACGCTTGCGGAATTCGGCAACGGGTTGGGGGTTGCTGTGCTGGGGGCTGTGCTGAACTCGCGGTTCACCGCGGGGATTTCCGTGGCGGCGAGTTCTTTGCCGGCGGCGTTGGCTTCGGCGGGGTCGGCGGAGGAGCGGGCGCGGATCACGGATGCGTTCTCTTCCGGGCTGGAGACCAGTCAGTTGGTGGGGGCGGTGGCTGTGCTGCTCGGGGGGTTGGTCGCGGCCGTGTTGTTGCGGCGGGCGGAGCGGGGAGAATCCGCCTAG
- a CDS encoding glycosyltransferase family 39 protein produces MTTHTDPTTTQQGDGAWDPPTAVSDTAVQEPVAPPAAPGSGEPEQPFARRLWRGRPEDPRWARPAFLGLLLVTTVLYLYNLSASGYANSFYSAAVQAGSQSWKAFFFGSLDAGNAITVDKPPASLWPMELSVRIFGLNSWAILVPEVLMGVGTVAVVHASVRRRFSPAAGLIAGTVLALTPVAALMFRFNNPDAMLALLMAVACHLVVRAVEDGRTKWLVWAGVAIGFAFLAKTLQAFLILPPLAIVYAVCAPVNLKKRLGQLALATLALVVSGGWWVAIVELWPASSRPYIGGSQNNSFLELTFGYNGLGRLNGEETGSVGGGGGGGGTGQWGETGWDRMFNSEIGGQISWLLPAALILLAAGLVATRKLKRTSVTRGSFLVWGGSLLITMVVFSYMAGIFHQYYTVALAPYMAAVIGMGAAALWERRTQMWASLTLAAAVVASAAWGYVLLNRTPDYLPWLKWLVLVGGLAAALGLIFVARLGRQLALAAVGLGIVASLAGPTAYTLSTLREGHTGSIVTAGPAGASMMGGPGGGRGGGPGDGGFPGGLPGGQNQQNQQGQQNGNGNANGFPGGGTGGFPGGGGRMGGAGGMGGLLNGAGVTSEAKKLLEADADQYTWAAAAIGAQNAASYQLATGEAVMAIGGFNGTDPSPTLAEFQQYVADGKIHYFVSGGSGRGMGGSDSGTSAKITSWVEANFKKVTVGSATFYDLTQKASG; encoded by the coding sequence ATGACCACGCACACCGACCCGACGACGACCCAGCAGGGCGACGGCGCCTGGGATCCACCAACAGCCGTTTCCGATACGGCCGTCCAGGAGCCCGTGGCGCCACCGGCCGCCCCTGGATCCGGTGAGCCCGAGCAGCCCTTCGCACGGAGACTGTGGCGAGGCCGGCCCGAGGACCCCCGCTGGGCGCGCCCCGCGTTCCTCGGCCTGCTCCTCGTGACCACCGTGCTCTACCTGTACAACCTGAGCGCCTCCGGATACGCCAACTCCTTCTACTCCGCGGCCGTCCAGGCCGGCAGCCAGAGCTGGAAGGCCTTCTTCTTCGGCTCGCTGGACGCGGGCAACGCCATCACCGTCGACAAGCCCCCGGCCTCGCTGTGGCCGATGGAGCTGTCGGTGAGGATCTTCGGCCTCAACTCGTGGGCGATCCTCGTCCCCGAGGTCCTGATGGGTGTCGGCACGGTCGCCGTCGTCCACGCCTCGGTCCGCCGCCGGTTCAGCCCCGCGGCCGGTCTGATCGCGGGCACGGTGCTCGCGCTCACCCCCGTCGCGGCGCTGATGTTCCGGTTCAACAACCCGGACGCGATGCTGGCCCTGCTGATGGCGGTGGCCTGCCACCTCGTCGTCCGGGCCGTGGAGGACGGCCGTACGAAGTGGCTGGTGTGGGCCGGAGTCGCGATCGGCTTCGCGTTCCTCGCCAAGACCCTGCAAGCCTTCCTGATCCTGCCGCCGCTGGCGATCGTGTACGCGGTCTGCGCACCGGTGAACCTGAAGAAGCGCCTCGGCCAGCTGGCGCTGGCGACACTCGCCCTGGTCGTCTCCGGCGGCTGGTGGGTCGCGATCGTCGAGCTGTGGCCCGCGTCCTCCCGCCCGTACATCGGCGGCTCACAGAACAACAGCTTCCTCGAACTGACCTTCGGCTACAACGGCCTCGGCCGCCTGAACGGCGAGGAGACCGGCAGCGTCGGCGGCGGGGGCGGTGGAGGCGGCACGGGCCAGTGGGGTGAGACCGGCTGGGACCGGATGTTCAACTCCGAGATCGGCGGCCAGATCTCCTGGCTGCTGCCCGCCGCACTGATCCTGCTGGCGGCGGGCCTGGTGGCGACACGCAAGCTCAAGCGCACGTCGGTGACCCGAGGTTCGTTCCTGGTATGGGGCGGCTCGCTGCTGATCACCATGGTCGTCTTCAGCTACATGGCGGGCATCTTCCACCAGTACTACACGGTGGCCCTCGCCCCCTACATGGCGGCCGTGATCGGCATGGGCGCGGCGGCCCTGTGGGAGAGGCGCACCCAGATGTGGGCGTCGCTGACCCTCGCGGCGGCGGTCGTGGCGAGCGCCGCCTGGGGCTACGTCCTGCTCAACCGCACCCCGGACTACCTGCCCTGGCTGAAGTGGCTGGTCCTGGTCGGCGGCCTGGCCGCCGCGCTCGGCCTGATCTTCGTGGCCCGGCTCGGCCGGCAGCTCGCACTCGCCGCGGTGGGCCTGGGCATCGTGGCCTCGCTGGCCGGTCCGACGGCGTACACCCTCAGCACGCTGCGGGAGGGCCACACCGGCTCCATCGTGACGGCGGGGCCGGCGGGGGCGAGCATGATGGGCGGTCCGGGTGGCGGCCGGGGCGGCGGTCCCGGTGACGGTGGCTTCCCCGGTGGCCTCCCCGGTGGCCAGAACCAGCAGAACCAGCAGGGTCAGCAGAACGGCAACGGCAACGCGAACGGCTTCCCGGGCGGCGGCACCGGCGGATTCCCCGGTGGCGGCGGTCGCATGGGCGGCGCCGGTGGCATGGGCGGTCTGCTCAACGGCGCCGGCGTCACCTCCGAGGCCAAGAAGCTGCTGGAGGCCGACGCCGACCAGTACACCTGGGCCGCCGCGGCCATCGGCGCCCAGAACGCCGCGAGCTACCAGCTCGCCACCGGCGAAGCGGTGATGGCGATCGGCGGCTTCAACGGAACGGACCCGTCCCCGACGCTGGCCGAATTCCAGCAGTACGTGGCGGACGGCAAAATCCACTACTTCGTCTCAGGCGGCTCCGGCCGCGGCATGGGCGGCAGCGACAGCGGCACCTCCGCGAAGATCACCTCCTGGGTCGAGGCCAACTTCAAGAAGGTGACGGTGGGTTCGGCGACCTTCTACGACCTCACGCAGAAGGCGAGCGGCTGA
- a CDS encoding bifunctional glycosyltransferase family 2/GtrA family protein → MRTDSSPGTLPAREHLPATDAGTPVLDVVIPVYNEEKDLQPCVLRLHDHLKRTFPYAFRITIADNASTDTTPLVSARLEAEIPEVRAFRLDQKGRGRALRTVWAASDAPILAYMDVDLSTDLNALLPLVAPLISGHSDLAIGSRLSRSSRVVRGPKREFISRAYNLILRGSLQARFSDAQCGFKAIRRDVAQVLLPLVEDTGWFFDTEMLVLAERAGLRIHEVPVDWVDDPDSTVHIVKTATEDLKGVWRVGKALASGSLPLDRITRPFGDDPRDREIQDVPKGLARQLVGFCVVGGLSTLFYLLLYTVFRQFGGSQTANALALLVSAVANTAANRRLTFGVRGRGGAVRHQAQGLVVFGIGLALTSGSLAALNAATSDPAHSTELAVLIAANLAATVLRFLLFRAWVFPDRREPTAVATPTPHPTPSSPAYSTQPLQQYPPLPQRHQYTPAPQTPYDTTHFRAGEAADRTAQGDATLHPQPVRPTDTDPRDSR, encoded by the coding sequence ATGCGAACCGACTCTTCTCCCGGCACCCTGCCGGCGCGGGAGCATCTCCCGGCCACAGACGCCGGTACGCCTGTCCTGGACGTAGTGATCCCCGTCTACAACGAGGAGAAGGACCTCCAGCCGTGTGTGCTGAGACTGCACGACCACCTCAAGCGCACCTTCCCGTACGCGTTCCGCATCACGATCGCGGACAACGCGTCGACGGACACCACCCCGCTGGTGTCCGCCCGGCTGGAGGCGGAGATCCCGGAGGTCAGGGCCTTCCGCCTGGACCAGAAGGGCCGCGGCCGGGCGCTGCGGACCGTCTGGGCCGCCTCGGACGCCCCGATCCTCGCCTACATGGACGTGGACCTGTCCACCGACCTCAACGCCCTGCTGCCGCTGGTGGCCCCGCTGATCTCGGGCCACTCGGACCTCGCGATCGGCTCCCGGCTCTCCCGTAGCTCGCGGGTCGTGCGCGGGCCGAAGCGGGAGTTCATCAGCCGCGCGTACAACCTCATCCTGCGCGGCTCCCTCCAGGCCCGCTTCTCCGACGCCCAGTGCGGCTTCAAGGCGATCCGCCGCGATGTCGCCCAGGTGCTGCTGCCGCTGGTGGAGGACACGGGCTGGTTCTTCGACACGGAAATGCTGGTGCTCGCCGAGCGCGCGGGCCTTCGTATCCACGAAGTGCCCGTCGACTGGGTCGACGACCCGGACTCGACGGTCCACATCGTGAAGACGGCGACGGAGGACCTCAAGGGCGTGTGGCGGGTGGGCAAGGCCCTGGCCTCCGGGTCGCTGCCGCTGGACCGGATCACCCGCCCGTTCGGCGACGACCCGCGCGACCGCGAGATCCAGGACGTCCCCAAGGGCCTGGCCCGCCAACTGGTCGGATTCTGTGTCGTCGGCGGCCTGTCCACCCTCTTCTACCTGCTGCTCTACACAGTCTTCCGGCAGTTCGGCGGCTCGCAGACCGCCAACGCGCTCGCCCTGCTGGTCTCGGCGGTCGCGAACACCGCCGCCAACCGGCGGCTGACCTTCGGGGTGCGCGGGCGGGGCGGCGCCGTCCGACACCAGGCGCAAGGACTGGTCGTCTTCGGCATCGGCCTCGCGCTGACCAGCGGCTCCCTCGCCGCCCTCAACGCGGCGACCTCCGACCCGGCGCACTCCACCGAACTGGCGGTCCTCATCGCCGCCAACCTGGCCGCGACGGTCCTGCGCTTCCTGCTCTTCCGGGCGTGGGTGTTCCCGGACAGGCGCGAGCCGACCGCCGTCGCCACCCCCACCCCGCACCCCACGCCGTCCTCGCCCGCCTACTCCACGCAGCCGCTCCAGCAGTACCCGCCGCTGCCCCAGCGGCACCAGTACACCCCGGCGCCGCAAACCCCGTACGACACCACCCACTTCCGCGCCGGTGAAGCCGCGGACCGCACCGCCCAGGGGGACGCCACCCTGCACCCGCAGCCGGTGCGCCCGACCGACACCGACCCGAGGGACTCCCGATGA